A genomic segment from Daphnia pulex isolate KAP4 chromosome 5, ASM2113471v1 encodes:
- the LOC124194694 gene encoding protein Dr1-like, with product MAEAVPEEELTIPRAAMNKMIKEIVPSVRVANEARELILNCCSEFIHLLASEANEICTQQQKKTINAEHILGALDRLGFNDYRTDAEAVLKDCKAVAAKRRRQSTRLENLGIPEEELLRQQQELFAKAREEQAAAEQQQWLQLQAEAQMSLQQQQGDVPSNSEDGEYS from the exons ATGGCAGAAGCTGTgccagaagaagaattgaCCATTCCGAGAGCTGCTATGAACAAAATGATTAAAGAGATTGTTCCCAGTGTCCGAGTTGCCAATGAAGCTAGAGAATTGATTCTTAACTGTTGTTCTGAGTTCATACACCTTTTGGCTTCAGAGGCTAATGAAATTTGTACTCAGCAACAGAAAAAGACTATTAATGCAGAGCATATACTTGGAG CATTAGATAGGCTTGGATTCAATGACTACCGTACTGATGCTGAAGCAGTGTTGAAAGATTGTAAAGCTGTTGCTGCCAAAAGGAGGCGCCAAAGTACAAGGTTGGAAAACTTGGGAATTCCAGAAGAAGAGCTATTGAGACA acAGCAGGAATTATTTGCCAAAGCCAGAGAAGAACAAGCTGCTGCTGAGCAGCAACAGTGGCTACAACTTCAAGCAGAGGCTCAAATGTCcttgcagcaacaacagggaGATGTTCCATCAAATTCAGAAGATGGAGAATACTCTTAG
- the LOC124194693 gene encoding uncharacterized protein LOC124194693 yields MATNDYCEPDNESSCSSGNGSAQSPSCSSTKRATSADQLSLITNKHTKALALKSLFVEKVRGVKEFGQRLNKLGRHLSTSDQSELAAGPRLLSISSIDPDSELPRLVRTNAFKAKQRNSLTQSTLSPITPHCSSPNPSHRSPDGQQLESDSDRSNTSFRTTYSFDAFSAARVEANSQSSYPEPVLQDAALSDQQQAFPVNIDLLDKQRNDENNGYGDDRNPEGTIEALNVGLSNDLPLLLINDQPLTLDDQSRYAKQEDWNGNLVDDLSDLGDFESCSSSIPEDKSANSELENSPFFRNRSSSDSAAMGNKSSSSQKSKGRLISNPRVGTENGGTETEKGPNPPFQNEVPNNSGSSSTLSDDRTRDQQEQNFSPQRLSKVIVIGKSLTSETLYADVDEPEEDPSSYQDIAHHHTWTCDENLLIVSETSDSINVPDLPLDSNTETCSLREVSEFENAGTVSLSSGFEQPTSDNIELDADTSSYATELCSRSNEIEQLQIKDNFQQFDKKFFAKHEKSSCAQVTPHQHLARGQLNYLSLEVPSLLFYYAAAAKYHIFKIYAEKNKSASTTKIEIDMPDMMHLGGHGGSSSGHNNNGANRSSNVPNNGQPFTLTRHKKVEIPATAILSHTQNATRREPSDLGIPYPSTSGEKESNVLRKVASLTYDLAMEQKQQLNSPKMRSSLERHDLNSLENFEGQMLVSNLLSSIDEDHYLRLLISKPDLRLLMSHFVNYLLNIGIVCPLEDGQMCDKFMMDRMYRWGRPDMNSKGTPRCKGEYLSIQEHLAAFQQARQDHDAELLRIQAEFRHKIKEMEETIASLTKEVTVLKNRPTLEPPPYVPPPSYSSTAPPPPPPPPPFSSSDHFRSGVTPAPPPPPFPTSLGGQPPPPPPPPPPPMMGGPPPPPPPPPMMGGPPPPPPPPMMGGPPPPPPPPMMGGPPPPPPMMGGPPPPPPMMGGPPPPPPMGGPPPPPPMGGPPPPPGLASPPSLPAPPQGGWNFNKPVARKNPVDPKLPMKPLYWTRILIPYQPPMTVTPNTVDSNSTLWDKLEEIAPESWDDFSDLFSRQVVVAKPVKPKAESKPVKQQTVKILDNKRSQMVGILISSRHLDVQEVESAVYNLDTSVIDLETLQKIFELRATEDELATMRITLEQQPDAIMDKPENFLLELANIPSFSERVACFMFQNSFFEILTAISNPLNNLKLICDKLMTSVEVSRVLGIILALGNYMNGGNRQRGQADGFAIDILPKIKDVKSKDNTLTLIFYVVKVYIQKFDEKAGTNDARMPLPEPTDLDKAGHLKFEELEASLRQLNKEIEGIEQKANQVIAASEEIHLEPFKEKMESFFVQAKKSLSEEEENLTECKQRFEAVLKYFKFTPKKNSELDPKDFFGLWSTFASDFKDIWNREQQRIIKENLDKAKQAVKQKKLQSSSSYGYAKSKTDEGTLKARLLSRKKK; encoded by the exons ATGGCAACCAACGACTATTGTGAGCCAGATAACGagagcagctgcagcagcggcAACGGCAGTGCGCAATCGCCGAGCTGCAGTTCCACGAAGAGAGCTACGTCGGCTGACCAGTTGTCGTTGATCACCAACAAACACACTAAAGCTCTAGCGTTGAAGAGCTTGTTTGTGGAAAAAGTTCGTGGCGTCAAAGAATTTGGACAGCGTTTGAATAAACTCGGCCGTCATCTGTCTACCTCGGATCAATCGGAGCTCGCTGCAGGTCCCCGTCTCCTTTCCATTTCGTCAATCGATCCCGACTCCGAACTGCCTCGCCTTGTTCGAACCAACGCCTTCAAA GCCAAACAACGAAACTCACTTACTCAATCGACTTTATCTCCAATCACTCCTCATTGCAGCAGTCCGAACCCCTCTCATCGATCTCCAGACGGACAGCAGCTAGAATCTGACTCGGATCGTTCTAATACATCGTTTAGAACTACGTACAGTTTTGACGCATTTAGTGCGGCTCGAGTGGAGGCCAACAGCCAATCTAGCTATCCGGAACCAGTGCTGCAAGACGCGGCACTATCTGATCAACAACAAGCGTTTCCAgttaatattgatttattagaTAAACAAAGGAACGACGAAAATAATGGATACGGAGATGATCGTAATCCGGAAGGCACCATCGAAGCCCTTAACGTTGGCTTGTCAAACGATTTGCCCTTGTTGCTAATAAACGATCAACCTCTGACGCTCGACGATCAGTCCCGCTACGCTAAG CAGGAAGATTGGAATGGAAACTTGGTTGATGACTTGAGCGACTTGGGCGACTTTGAAAGTTGCAGCTCGTCGATTCCCgaagataaatcggctaactCTGAATTAGAGAATTCTCCGTTTTTCCGAAATCGCAGCAGCTCCGACTCCGCAGCAATGGGCAACAAAAGTAGTTCTAGTCAAAAATCCAAGGGGCGGCTTATTTCGAATCCGCGGGTTGGAACCGAAAATGGTGGAACCGAAACCGAAAAAGGACCAAACCCACCTTTCCAAAATGAGGTTCCAAACAACAGTGGTTCGTCGTCTACACTGTCGGATGACAGGACAAGAGATCAACAAGAACAGAATTTTTCACCTCAACGATTGTCCAAAGTTATAGTTATAGGGAAGTCGTTAACATCAGAAACTCTCTATGCTGATGTGGACGAGCCTGAAGAAGATCCGTCCAGTTACCAAGACATCGCTCATCACCACACCTGGACGTGTGATGAAAATCTGCTGATCGTTTCCGAGACATCGGATAGCATTAATGTACCTGATCTTCCATTGGACAGCAATACCGAAACTTGCAGTTTAAGAGAAGTCTCAGAATTTGAAAATGCTGGAACTGTTTCATTGTCAAGTGGTTTTGAACAACCGACAAGTGATAATATTGAATTGGATGCTGATACTTCATCATATGCAACAGAACTGTGTTCAAGGTCAAATGAAATAGAACAGTTACAAATCAAGGACAATTTCCAGCAGTTTGACAAGAAGTTTTTTGCCAAGCATGAGAAGAGTTCCTGCGCCCAAGTAACTCCACATCAACATCTTGCTAGAGGACAGCTAAATTATCTCTCCCTCGAAGTCCCCAGTCTGTTATTCTACTACGCTGCAGCAGCAAAATatcatattttcaaaatatatgCTGAGAAAAACAAGTCA GCAAGCACTACAAAGATTGAAATTGACATGCCAGATATGATGCACCTTGGAGGACATGGAGGCTCCTCATCGGGGCATAACAATAATGGAGCTAATAGATCTTCTAATGTGCCCAACAATGGACAACCATTTACTCTTACAAGGCATAAGAAAGTGGAAATTCCAGCCACAGCAATTCTTAGTCACACTCAAAATGCCACTAGACGCGAGCCTAGTGATCTCGGAATTCCGTATCCTTcca CTTctggagaaaaagaatctaatGTGTTACGAAAGGTGGCAAGCCTTACGTATGACTTGGCCATGGAACAAAAGCAACAACTTAACTCACCAAAAATGCGTTCTTCACTTGAACGACATGATCTCAATTccttagaaaattttgaag GGCAAATGCTTGTTTCAAATTTACTCTCTTCTATTGATGAGGATCATTACTTGAGGCTCCTTATTAGCAAGCCCGATCTGAGGCTTTTGATGAGTcattttgttaattatttattgaatattgGCATTGTTTGCCCTTTGGAAGATGGGCAAATGTGCGACAAATTTATG ATGGATCGAATGTATAGATGGGGTAGACCTGACATGAATAGTAAAGGAACTCCTCGATGTAAAGGAGAGTATTTATCCATACAAGAACATTTGGCAGCGTTCCAACAGGCACGACAAGACCATGATGCGGAACTTCTGCGAATTCAAGCTGAATTCCGTcataaaatcaaagaaatggagGAAACGATTGCCAGTTTAACTAAAGAAGTCACTGTTCTTAAAAACCGGCCAACTCTTGAACCTCCACCTTACGTCCCACCTCCAAG TTATTCATCGACTGCTCCACCTCCACCGCCCCCTCCACCCCCATTCTCGTCTTCGGATCATTTCCGGTCCGGGGTTACCCCCGCTCCACCTCCGCCTCCGTTTCCGACATCGTTAGGGGGACAG ccgccgccgccgccgccgcctcctccGCCTCCGATGATGGGAGGACCACCACCCCCACCTCCTCCACCCCCAATGATGGGTGGaccacctcctccacctcctcctccaatGATGGGTGGACCACCTCCACCACCCCCTCCTCCAATGATGGGGggtccacctcctcctcctccaatgATGGGTggaccaccacctcctcctccaatGATGGGTGGACCACCACCCCCTCCGCCTATGGGTGGACCACCACCCCCTCCGCCTATGGGAggaccacctcctcctcctg GTCTTGCTTCTCCTCCGTCGCTTCCAGCTCCACCTCAAGGAGGTTGGAATTTCAACAAACCCGTTGCCCGAAAG AACCCAGTTGATCCCAAGCTACCGATGAAACCTTTATATTGGACAAGGATTTTAATACCATACCAGCCCCCGATGACTGTCACACCAAACACAGTTGACAGCAA CTCGACATTGTGGGATAAGTTGGAAGAGATCGCTCCCGAAAGTTGGGATGACTTTTCTGACCTATTTTCGCGACAGGTTGTTGTCGCGAAACCAGTGAAACCAAAAGCAGAGAGTAAACCGGTGAAACAACAAACTGTCAAAA TTTTGGACAATAAGCGGTCTCAAATGGTTGGTATTTTAATATCGAGTCGCCACTTGGATGTCCAAGAAGTGGAAAGTGCCGTTTACAACTTAGACACCTCTGTGATTGACCTCGAGACTCTTCAAAAGATTTTCGAATTACGAGCCACGGAAGATGAATTAGCTACAATGCGCATAACTTTGGAACAACAGCCAGATGCTATCATGGACAAGCCAGAAAATTTCCTACTCGAGCTGGCCAACATACCAAGTTTTTCTGAGCGTGTAGCGTGCTTTATGTTTCAAAACAGTTTCTTTGAAATTCTCACCGCCATCTCAAATCCGCTCAATAATCTCAAA CTAATATGTGACAAATTGATGACGAGTGTCGAAGTTTCTCGTGTCCTGGGTATCATTCTTGCGCTTGGAAATTATATGAACGGAGGCAATCGTCAGCGCGGACAAGCAGATGGTTTTGCTATCGATATTCTTCCAAAAATTAAAGATGTAAAAAGTAAAGACAATACGCTCACTTTAATTTTCTACGTTGTCAAAGTTTACATTCAG AAATTCGATGAAAAGGCTGGAACGAATGATGCTCGCATGCCGCTACCAGAGCCGACTGACTTGGATAAAGCTGGACACTTAAAATTCGAAGAGCTAGAAGCTAGTCTTAGACagctaaataaagaaattgaag GTATTGAACAAAAAGCTAACCAAGTAATAGCGGCATCGGAGGAGATACATTTGGAGCCATTCAAGGAAAAAATGGAGTCTTTTTTTGTGCAAG caaAAAAGTCACTAtccgaggaagaagaaaatttgacaGAATGCAAACAAAG ATTTGAAGccgttttgaaatatttcaaattcacacctaaaaaaaattcagagcTCGACCCAAAGGATTTCTTTGGTTTGTGGTCTACGTTTGCGTCAGATTTTAAAGATATTTGGAATCGTGAACAGCAACGTATTATCAAAGAAAA TTTGGATAAAGCTAAGCAAGCtgtgaaacagaaaaaattacagagtAGTTCAAGTTATGGCTATGCTAAATCGAAAACTGACGAGGGAACTTTG AAAGCAAGATTGCTtagtcgaaaaaagaaataa